From Paraglaciecola sp. L1A13:
GTGAGTATTTCCCTTGATAACGCATCGATGGCTTCACCCATTCTATTCATGTTCACTGCGTATAAACCCTCAGCATTACGGCTAAATGCACCATGTTCTTGGAAGAAATTAAAGCGGATCATATTCGCTTTTCCGTGGGCGCTTGATGCACCAAAGCGCACTGAACGGAAAATCCCAGCCATAAATGTGGTGTAATAATCTTCGAGTTTACCTTCTGTGATAACACCTTTATCTAATAGTTGGCTCACCATATATAATCCCAAGATATCTGCTTTGCCTTCTTCCAATGCTGAAGCATGCTCTTTTAGGGCTTGGCGCACGGTGCCTTTGCCGTTAATCGTGTTTTTAACGCCCAACCCGTGTGCGACTTCATGAAACATGGTATTAGCAAAAAACGCATCAAAGGTAATGTTATCTCGTTGTTCGGGGACCATCAATTGTTGGGCGATAGGCACTAAAATATTCTCAAACTTAGCCCGCATTGCGTTTTTAAGTTGCAGGCGGCGAGTGCCTTTTTCCAATTGCACATGCTCATCATTTGGCAAGTTAATGGCAATTGTTTTGCTGCCAGCATTTGAATGACCTGCGTAATAGATCACATCGTATGCGTTTAAGTCAGCATTGGCCCCCGGCATTTCCTGCTTATAAATATCAGAAACCGGTAAGTTAGTTTGTAGCTCGGGCAAGTAAGCTGCATATTTGCTCAGGCGTTCACTCCAGCTGAGATCTTTAAGTAGTACGTAAGCCTCAAACGCCGCCCGATAGCCAAATAGCTGGTCTTCATAAGTTTCTATAGGCCCTATGACTAATTCAATGGGGTTGCTTTTCATGTCCATCCAAGCGAAATCAGAAATCTGATATTCATTGCTTAGTAACGCATCTGCACGTAAGCGTAAGTAGTTCGCAAAAGTGGCATCATCGGCAAGCTCAGCCGCTTGTTTTAATAAGGTCGCCGCTTTTTGTAATGGAGCAGCAAAGTACTGTGCATAGGGTATGGCTTCCAAGGAACCGTCTTGGCTGCGCACAACCATAGAATAAAGGCCCGTTTTATCGGCAAATTCGCTGTTTTCAAATTCTGCTTTGCTCATGTCTTGAGGGTAAAACTTAGCGCCTAGTGGCTTTTCTTCGGTGTTATTTAAAAATGGCTTATCACCGTTTAACCGATCCCAAGGGCCGTAGTTAATATCCGCAAAGCGACGCACGTCATTATTGCTAATACGGCTTAAAAATTGGTCTTTATCTGAGCCATAAGCTTGCTGCCAAAATAATTCGTCCATAATTTGGCTTGCGTCGATCAACAGCGCTAGCATGTTTTTTTGATTGTTAGAAAGAGACGTTAAGTCAGCGGTTAATAGCACGGATTGATATATATCTAAGCGATTTTTAGCATCAGGAAGCACATGAAGAGATGATGAAGCTACAATAGGTTTAGGTAAGGCGCTTGAAACTGAATTTGTCGATGAAGCACAGCCCGAGGTCAATGCGGCTAAGCATATCGTGCTGACAATGGATTTTTTCCACATGATGAAACCTTAAAATGGTAAAAGTAAGCATTCTTTTATCATGACAAAAGCGTCGAGTAAATTAGCTAAGCGCACAGATATTTTTAAAGTCTCATCGTAGAAGTAAAATTCTATGTTAGGATTATTTGAACGTCGCGGATGAAACAGCACAAGCTATTCTAAAAATAGCTTCGTCAATAATATCAAACGCTTGGATGCATATTGCTGCTAGGTAGCCTATATAGGCCAGCTAGCTTAATATTAAGTGACACTCAATAGGTTGAAACATGTCTACAGAAAATGCGTTATTAACCATCTTGGTCGAAAAAATTAACAACGATACGTTAGTCTTACCAACGCTCCCGGCGATCGCATTGAAAGTGCGTAAAGCCGCTGATGATCCGAATATCAATCTAAATGCGATGGCTGATGTGATTGGGCAAGACCCTTCGCTTTGTGCGCGTATGATCAAGATATCTAACAGTTCTTATATGGGCCGCAGTGTCAAAGTGACCTCTACCTCGCAAGCTGTAACGCGTATCGGTCTGCGTCAGATTAAAAATATTGCCACCGCGCTCGCCATGGAGCAGTTGTTTGTATCGAAAAACGAGATCGTGAAAATCTATTTGGACGATGTGTGGCAGCAGAATTTGAAAGTGGTTGCTGCAGCGATGGCTGTGATGCAACTGCATGTCAAAGAAACAAAGAATCGTACCCTGAATCTTGACACCATGACCTTAGCGGCACTAGTTCACAATATCGGTGTATTGCCTATTCTGACCGAAGCAGAGCGTCACCCAGAAGTATTCGCTAATCCTACATTCTTAAATGTGGCAATCGATAAATTAGCGGGTCGAATTGGCGCAAGTATTATGCGCGAATGGGGCTTTGAAAATGAATTTGTCAGCGTAGCGAGAAGTTGGAGCGATATGACGGTGCAAACGAACCTGATTTCATATCTTGATTTCACGCGTTTAGGTGCGGTTATGGCCGGACAATTTGATAGTCAAAAAGATACGATCCTAAATTTAGCCGTTCAAAAAGAAATATTTAAAGACTTGTCAGTTCTGCAATCTGATGATTATCAGGAATTATACGATAGTGCACTCGCTATTTTTGCATAGAACTTAGCAGGAACTATTATTGTGCAATAAAGTAAAAAGCCAGCTTCAGCTGGCTTTTTTTATAAGGTTTGATTTAACGAAGAATTATTCGCTATCTTGTTGCAGATTGAAAATTTCAACCAAACGTTTTGAAAAGCGCACAATTTCAGCAGACATAAGTGCAAAATCGGCATCCATTTTGGCTAATTTATCTTCTCTGGGAATATCATCATTTTGCTCAGTCATTACATCGGTGAATTTTAAACGTTTGACTGCCATATCTTCTTGCAATAAAGCACTGAAGGTCTCATCCCATTCAATGGCTATTTTTTGCACAGTTTTACCTGCGCTTAGATGATTCATTATTTCTTCACTGGAAAGGTCTTGGTTCTTACAGCGCACAATTGCACCGTCTTCTTCCATTGAGCGCAATTCAGCTTCTTCAAGTATAACCACATCATTAGGTACTGAATTATCAGTAAGCCAATGCGTTAACTCTTCTTGTACACTTTGCTTCGCTAGTGGCACTACTGGCAACGAACCAAGTGCTTTGCGTAACATCGCTAAAAATGTTTCTGCTTTACCATCAGCACTGGCATCTACGACGACCAGATTATCTTGCGTAGAAATAAAACCATGGCTAAAACTATTTTTGGTAAACGCTTGGGGTAGCAAACGCTGCACAATTTCTTCTTTCATTTCTTGTTGGGCTTTTTTACCCACATTTGAACCCGTTTCTGCTTCGACCAGTGCAACTTTATCCGCAAGTTCAGCATTGATGACAGCAGCTGGCAGTAAACGCTCTTGCTTCTTCAGTGTTACCCAGAACTTACCGGCTGCGCTATGTACTAGCATATCGCCTTGGCCAAGAGGCGACGTCCAACCCATAGTGGCTAATTCTTGTGAACCACAAGGGCGAAATGGAAATTCGGCGAGTTTATCTTGGATGTCGTCTTCGGTTAAATCGAGTACTTGGGTAAGATGATAAAGTTTAAGGTTTTTGAACCACATAAATTAATGTCCGTTGATAAAGGATGAATACGATTGGGGATAAATAAAAATGGCCGCTAGCCTAGCAGTCTTTAGTCAAAACTGCCAAACCTAGCGTTAAGAATGTAACGGGATGGTGATTAAGTATTGTAAGCCTTGTCCTGGCTTACTGGATACCTCAATATCGCCTTTCAAGGTTTGAGTGACTAGGTTATACATAATATGTGTACCCAAACCGCTTCCGCCTTTTCCGCGTTTAGTGGTATAGAATGCATCAAAGTGCTTGGCAAGTGAATCTTTTGGCAGCCCTTTGCCGTTATCACGGTAGTCAATGGTTAACGTTTCAGGTTGCTGACAAATCTTAATATCTATGGTGCCTTTAGTGATGTCTTCAAACCCATGAATAATAGAATTCATTATCATATTAGTGAAAATTTGCGCCAACATACCGGGCGCGCACACAATTATGACCTTATCTGGGCAACTAATATTGATTACGTGTTGAGTCTTTTTAAGGCTAGGAGCTAAAGACTGAATGACTTCGTTAAGATATTCCTTAATATTAATTTCCCGCTCAGCTTCACTCGCTTGATCGACGGCAACCTGTTTAAAGCTGGAAATTAAGTTTGATGCGCGGTTTAAGTTATTGGTCAACAATGTGATGGTTTGTTGCGCATCAGATATGAACGTACTCATTGTGCTGCCAGTTAGGGTTTTTTCCTGGTAGGCTTTTTCAAGTGTATTTAAACGTTCCTGTAAGAAGCTGGTGGCCGTAACGCCGACTCCTAAAGGTGTATTTACATCATGAGCTATACCCGCAACCAAGCCACCGAGGGACGCCATGCGCTCTGACTCTACCAACTGGTCTTTGGCTAATTGTAGGGTGTCCATCGATGATGCTAATTCACTGTTGCGCTTTCGAAGTTCGTCCTCGATAAACTGACGGTTTTCATTTTCTTGACGCAACTCTCGCTGATTAACAATTAGCTCATCTTTTTGTTGTTCTAGATCGAGCATTATCTTACTTAAAGTGGCGGTTTTTTTAGCGACTTCCTGTTCCAATGAAATATTGTGATCATCAAGCATACGGTTGGCTTCTCGCAGTTCGACCTGAGTACCGTTTAAGCGATTCTGAAAGTCAGCCATCCCGTCAACCAAGCCGTTGTATGCATGTTCCAACAAGGTAAATTCATTATCTTCGGCGACGTTTAAATGCAGTTTTGATGATTCTAAATCGTCAATATCGAAGTCTGATATTTGTTGGCGCAATTCGTTTAACGGGTTAGTTAACATGGTTCTAAATGCACTCATAAACAGAAATACCAGAAAGGCAGTTTTAATGATGGCATTGCCAATGAGAAAGAAAATACCCACTTCAATTCGACTGAATATAATTTGTGCACTGGAGTACAGAGTAACATCGCCGACTAACGACGTTCTACCAGAAAACTCAAATATTAAAGGGAAACTATAACCAAATGTTCCACCGATATTATCCTGTTCCATACCCTTGAGAATAGGCGATTGAGGCTGTTCAGCGGTGCGACCTAAATTGGCAATATACTGACCATTCTCATCTCGTATTTGTACGCCCTCCACTATGGGCAACTCCATTAATCCAGTGGCAATTGACTTAGCTTGTGCCATGTTTAATTCCCACATAGCCCTTGTCAAACTGGTACTAAAGGTGTTTTTCAGGGTTTGTAATTCACCGGCTATGTGACTTTTAGCATTCACATATTCGGTAACTATTTGTCCCACAGTAACTATCAAGGTTAATATAAAATAAACAGACAGAACACGTGTCAAAAGCTTCTTTGATAGCGTGCTTTTTTCGTTAGTCATTTGGTAATCCATGAAGGCGATGAAAATTAAGAATATGCGCTATAGATAAAATTAACAAGTCACTGTGAATTATTGCAATCTAGCTGTAATGAAAAGCAAGTGTTTGAAAACAAGCAATATATTTCGCAAATATGACAAGTTTAGGGTAAATATTACTGGATTTAGGCAAGGTTATTACACTCTTTATGGTAACTTTAATAAATATGTCACGAAGGTAACGAATAATTGCGGACTTTGTCATGAACAGGAAAACAAAAATGGCCAAACGAGTATTACTGGTTGAAGATGAAGCGCCGATCAGAGAAATGTTAAAATTTGTCTTAGAGCAATCTGGCTATGAAACCATCGAAGCGGAAGACTTTGATGTTGCCTTAGAAAAGGTGGTTGAACCTTATCCTGATCTTATCCTACTGGATTGGATGTTGCCTGGTGGAAGCGGTGTTCAATTAGCTAAACGTTTAAAGCAACACGAATTTACCCGTGACATCCCGATTATAATGGTTACCGCCCGTGGTGAAGAAGAAGATAAAGTACGTGGTTTGGATTCCGGCGCAGACGATTATGTGACAAAGCCTTTCTCACCAAAAGAGCTTGTAGCGCGTATTAAAGCGGTTATCAGACGTGTAACTCCCACTTCAAGTGATGAACTCATTGAGTTTAGTGGTTTAAAGCTCGACCCTGTTTCTCATCGGGCGACAGCAAACGATGAGCCATTAGACATGGGCCCGACCGAATTTAAGCTACTGCATTTCTTTATGTCTCATACTGAACGTGTATACAGTCGAGAGCAGTTGCTAGATAATGTTTGGGGCACCAATGTTTACGTGGAAGATCGTACCGTCGACGTACACATCAGGCGCTTGCGTAAAGCAATATCACGGTTTGGCCACGACAACATGATCCAAACTGTACGCGGCTCTGGTTATCGATTTTCTGTGAAGGTCTAGTCAGAGGGCGCTCAGCTTTCGTACCTAAACTCGGCTGCAAAGGAGAACAGTTGCTGCCATGTATTACCCTTTCTCTTGGCTTAAAAGCCTGGGTCGCTTAGCGGCCTATTTTCTGGTGGTTATTCTACTCGGCTGGTATTTCTCAGAACCGAGTTTGGCTGTGGCTATTGGCGCATTACTACTGCTTGCTAGTCATTATTGGAATATTTATCGTCTTAATCACTGGCTGTGGCAGAGTAAAAAAATAACACCCCCTAAAGTGAATGGTGTATGGGAACATATCTATGATGGTATCTATACGCTACAACGGCGAAATAGAGCAAAACGAAAAGAGCTAGGAATATTAGTTAAGCGCTTTAGAGAAGGGTCTGAAGCCCTGCCGGATGCAGCAGTGGTAGTTGATGCTAACGCGGCCATCATTTGGTGTAACCGCTTGGCGCGTATCGAGTTAGGCTTACGCTGGCCAGACGATGCCGGTCGCAGGATCTATAACTTGGTTCGCCACCCCCAGTTTGTTGAGTTTTATCATAACAAAGATTATGAAAAACCCATTGAGGTTCCATCCCCAGTTAACGACCAACGTATTCTTGAGTACCGTATTATGCCCTACGGTGATCAACACTTACTGTTGTTAATAAGGGACGTGACCAAGCTGACTCAAATTGAAAAAATGCGTAAAGACTTTGTAGCAAATGTGTCCCATGAATTACGTACTCCATTGACCGTAATTAATGGATACTTAGAAACGCTACCCGGTGCGAAAAATATTCCAGAAGCCTTTTTAGCCAAAGCTTTCGAAGAAATGCG
This genomic window contains:
- a CDS encoding sensor histidine kinase is translated as MTNEKSTLSKKLLTRVLSVYFILTLIVTVGQIVTEYVNAKSHIAGELQTLKNTFSTSLTRAMWELNMAQAKSIATGLMELPIVEGVQIRDENGQYIANLGRTAEQPQSPILKGMEQDNIGGTFGYSFPLIFEFSGRTSLVGDVTLYSSAQIIFSRIEVGIFFLIGNAIIKTAFLVFLFMSAFRTMLTNPLNELRQQISDFDIDDLESSKLHLNVAEDNEFTLLEHAYNGLVDGMADFQNRLNGTQVELREANRMLDDHNISLEQEVAKKTATLSKIMLDLEQQKDELIVNQRELRQENENRQFIEDELRKRNSELASSMDTLQLAKDQLVESERMASLGGLVAGIAHDVNTPLGVGVTATSFLQERLNTLEKAYQEKTLTGSTMSTFISDAQQTITLLTNNLNRASNLISSFKQVAVDQASEAEREINIKEYLNEVIQSLAPSLKKTQHVINISCPDKVIIVCAPGMLAQIFTNMIMNSIIHGFEDITKGTIDIKICQQPETLTIDYRDNGKGLPKDSLAKHFDAFYTTKRGKGGSGLGTHIMYNLVTQTLKGDIEVSSKPGQGLQYLITIPLHS
- a CDS encoding HDOD domain-containing protein, whose product is MSTENALLTILVEKINNDTLVLPTLPAIALKVRKAADDPNINLNAMADVIGQDPSLCARMIKISNSSYMGRSVKVTSTSQAVTRIGLRQIKNIATALAMEQLFVSKNEIVKIYLDDVWQQNLKVVAAAMAVMQLHVKETKNRTLNLDTMTLAALVHNIGVLPILTEAERHPEVFANPTFLNVAIDKLAGRIGASIMREWGFENEFVSVARSWSDMTVQTNLISYLDFTRLGAVMAGQFDSQKDTILNLAVQKEIFKDLSVLQSDDYQELYDSALAIFA
- the rdgC gene encoding recombination-associated protein RdgC codes for the protein MWFKNLKLYHLTQVLDLTEDDIQDKLAEFPFRPCGSQELATMGWTSPLGQGDMLVHSAAGKFWVTLKKQERLLPAAVINAELADKVALVEAETGSNVGKKAQQEMKEEIVQRLLPQAFTKNSFSHGFISTQDNLVVVDASADGKAETFLAMLRKALGSLPVVPLAKQSVQEELTHWLTDNSVPNDVVILEEAELRSMEEDGAIVRCKNQDLSSEEIMNHLSAGKTVQKIAIEWDETFSALLQEDMAVKRLKFTDVMTEQNDDIPREDKLAKMDADFALMSAEIVRFSKRLVEIFNLQQDSE
- the phoR gene encoding phosphate regulon sensor histidine kinase PhoR, encoding MYYPFSWLKSLGRLAAYFLVVILLGWYFSEPSLAVAIGALLLLASHYWNIYRLNHWLWQSKKITPPKVNGVWEHIYDGIYTLQRRNRAKRKELGILVKRFREGSEALPDAAVVVDANAAIIWCNRLARIELGLRWPDDAGRRIYNLVRHPQFVEFYHNKDYEKPIEVPSPVNDQRILEYRIMPYGDQHLLLLIRDVTKLTQIEKMRKDFVANVSHELRTPLTVINGYLETLPGAKNIPEAFLAKAFEEMRSQSTRMQCLIEELLVLSRIEASSERGTENIVDVPQVLRTIKIEADTLNASKQHTITMDVDPNLRIYGVETELRSAFSNLLFNAIHYTQDKGAIHVQWKLIDQQATYIVTDNGYGIEAKHLDRLTERFYRVDKARSRKTGGSGLGLSIVKHVLNHHNSRLSIKSKVAEGSEFSFSFSPELSVKQHLN
- a CDS encoding Zn-dependent hydrolase, which encodes MWKKSIVSTICLAALTSGCASSTNSVSSALPKPIVASSSLHVLPDAKNRLDIYQSVLLTADLTSLSNNQKNMLALLIDASQIMDELFWQQAYGSDKDQFLSRISNNDVRRFADINYGPWDRLNGDKPFLNNTEEKPLGAKFYPQDMSKAEFENSEFADKTGLYSMVVRSQDGSLEAIPYAQYFAAPLQKAATLLKQAAELADDATFANYLRLRADALLSNEYQISDFAWMDMKSNPIELVIGPIETYEDQLFGYRAAFEAYVLLKDLSWSERLSKYAAYLPELQTNLPVSDIYKQEMPGANADLNAYDVIYYAGHSNAGSKTIAINLPNDEHVQLEKGTRRLQLKNAMRAKFENILVPIAQQLMVPEQRDNITFDAFFANTMFHEVAHGLGVKNTINGKGTVRQALKEHASALEEGKADILGLYMVSQLLDKGVITEGKLEDYYTTFMAGIFRSVRFGASSAHGKANMIRFNFFQEHGAFSRNAEGLYAVNMNRMGEAIDALSREILTLQGDGDYDGVSTLVAEKGIIKATLANDLQRLTDANIPVDITFEQGKKVLGLDSHLSN
- the phoB gene encoding phosphate regulon transcriptional regulator PhoB yields the protein MAKRVLLVEDEAPIREMLKFVLEQSGYETIEAEDFDVALEKVVEPYPDLILLDWMLPGGSGVQLAKRLKQHEFTRDIPIIMVTARGEEEDKVRGLDSGADDYVTKPFSPKELVARIKAVIRRVTPTSSDELIEFSGLKLDPVSHRATANDEPLDMGPTEFKLLHFFMSHTERVYSREQLLDNVWGTNVYVEDRTVDVHIRRLRKAISRFGHDNMIQTVRGSGYRFSVKV